The sequence TCTCTACACCATCTcccattttatttagaaagaatgtgctttacatttaaaagaagaatCTCAAAGTGCTAcattataaaacagaaaaaacaataatttacaaataacaAAAAGGAGGCTTGGAGGCTTTCTTCCAGGACGATTTCTCTGGTCTTTTGGACATTCAGCTACAGCGATTCTTCCTGCTCCAGGCCACAAAGTCCTCCAAAAGGCCCcagttctcctcttcctctccctcttTTATGCAGGCCACAACGGCTGTATCGTCTGAAAACGTCTGCATATGGCAGGTCGAGGTGTCATAGCAGAGGTCAGACGTGTACAGCATGAACAGAGCGGGAAACAAAGCAGTTCTGCCCCGACACTGCAGCTGAGGGCTCCCCCCATGTGGACATATGGCAGCCTGTTGGTTAAGTCGTCCATGATTCAGGACACCAAGAACGGCTCCACAGCCATCTGGATGAGCTTCTCCTGCCTGCAGCAGATCAGGTTGTGTAGTCTTAAAGGCACAGGAGAAGTCAAAGAAAAGCATCCTCACAGCACAGCCTCCATCATCCAAGTACGATAGAGTGTGGATCCTGGTCATCCTCCACCTGtggcttcagctgctgcagcacctTTCCTGATGCAAAGTCTCTGCCGTTCCTTTTCTCACCTGatgtttctgtgatgtttttcaCCTCTCTCATCTGCTCTTGATCCTTTTTGTTGAATgctctcttcttttttatttattaagaacCTTCTTCACCGCCCTGGTGATCCAGGGTTTTAGAAGTGTCACTGTTGGCATATGGAGCGCTTGCTTCAGATTGCATTTGATCCCGTGACTTTCCATTGAAGCTTCATTTCATCCCTCGCGTTTTGCAGACTGCCGCCCATTCGCACCAGTTTTAAAAGTTCAGTTCATTTGTTCTTATAGAGACATCACTCATCCTGTGTTTGTGGCGTTAAGAGAGCAGTGATAAGTCGGTCGCggatattttttctctctctctttaagCGCTACGCTCGCTACActcgccgcagcagcagcagcagcagcagcagcagcagcagcagcagcagcagcagcagcagcagcacacgaACCCGAGCACGAGGAAGAGAGACAGacacagaaagacagacaggTGCAACAAGAAGAAACAACATCAACACAGAAAGAGAAAGCCAAGAAAATATGTGGAAAAGAAGCCAAATCTGGAACCATTTCCCCTTTGAGAATCTAGATTCTGCAAGAAAAGAATTCCATCTAGAACCGGCTCCAAGTCCAACCTGCACCTGAGAACTGAGAGAATCCTAGAACCGCAGCAGATCATAACTGACTGGAGGAACCAGATCAGCTCCTCAGAGCTGAGACAACTTGGTTATTTGAAGTGCCAACTCTTAttgtgatacattttttttggtttgcacgttttcattttatattttgtgaGGCGGTTGCAGTGTTGTTtcactttaaatgtgtttatactGAAAACGATTTTTAAAAGTATATAGTTGTAAGTAGGATTGtagttttctgtattttataacctattttttttacatttataggcagttaataaataaaagcataataaaATTAggcacaaataaagaaaaacactttttcttatAGCATTAACAATCCATTTTCCGCATAATTTTATATTATTGTTCATAATAAATTGtttggagcaaaaaaaacaatctgaaaaGCTGATTGGGACCTGAAAGTGGAGCCGAGCCAGAAGAGACGGTTCCCTATAGGAAGAGCCAGAATTCCCGTCATCGCTATATGAGTGGAGGAGTCTTTGCTTACATTGCTGCTGTGGTCACCTTGCTTTATAAACGAGgggaacatttatttaaaagaaatttggCTCTAGGATTTCACTGAGGTATTTCGTTCATGAAATGTGGCATTTGAACAgatctaatttattttttaaactaatcttgcaaacaaaaagtgtttgttttacaatattttatacATGAAATGTCACTATTTGACAACTACATTATGAATATTTATGAAAGAAACAGATATTGGAAATCATCAAAGTTTTATTGCTACACATGACTCAACACACATAATGACTCTTTCATGACACATTggtctttttttgttccattctGATACAATTTTGTTGTCTGGTCAATAGATGTCACTAGTTTTGGTGTGTCGAAATGCTTCACAACCCTGAACCACTTCCAtacaatttgatttattttggttcAGAAAGCTTTGGTTTCTCCATCACTACTGTGtctttaataattaaaagaaaccaCAACAGACAAGGCATCATGTCAGAAAATGCAACTAAAATCtaccatattttaaaaaaatttccttCGTTCTGCTAAGGGGACCTACATACCACcatttcctcctcttcttcctcctcttcttcctcctgaaaCAGAGAGACGAGCAAACATAATCGTTTCTGTCCATAACAGTAAAATCCAAATATTATAGAAATCTGACTTTAGCCCTTAAATGCATCGACTCGGTTCTGTTACGATTATGAACAGAAATATGAGGCTCAATGATATTCAATGACTAGCTAAGTGATGATGTAGCATTGTTAGCCCAAACTGTTAGCCTCTGCTAAAATGATGGCAGGAAATCCAACATAAGGTTTGTTTTAGAGTTCCGGGAACTGCTTACGTCTTCAGGTTCTCCGTTCATAATCATCTTCTCTTCAAAGACcattatttcagtctttctTTATGGTTATCAGTGGCTGGGCTGTTGGAGGACACCACAGGTCACACAAGccgagagatggcaagctaGCAAGTtccggtaaagaagatgaagagTTTCCGGGTAGGAGACTTTCACAATATAATGCTTCGTTCACCAAATTTGGCCCTTTTTTGATGAAAACATTTAGTGAGACGTATCAAACGTATTATACAATcagcaaaagaaacaaaacggcataatatacaggaaaaaccaatgagttatatcgcttgaggagacatcacgtgattcctaatgggaggagagcaccgccatcttggtgaggtcaagttactgctgcagtgcatgcatgtacacacactttttgcaaaatgccagttcattttGCGGgcttcaactgccaaaatcggagaaatgagtccacggaggaggaaggcataacatttgagatttaagtacatttttttcttgtaatgctgcaggggcttcaatagtacacatgttgacaAGCATGATGATGCTCCAGGGCTATtataaaaacatgctacatgatgtacgtataatttgctgtcgacataaatgtaaactttatttagttaaacctatatacagtatactaggactaAGCTAtcatagtaatatagatttatacatttctgactcagttaCTGAACTTTctttgcaggtttccaatggattcagacttaaggaaaaagtgtgCCTTAGCTAtcaaagagctaacccagatggatctcTGTGGTTACaaactagcaatacagtctggctatgttcaaaaaattttgtggaaacagattttgataagactggCTAGACTGTTGGCTTGAAACCATCCCATCCGTGATACACCTATTGATCACttacatcaggggtgtcaatctcattttcactgagggccacatcagcatagtggttgtcctcaaagggtcAGAAATAACTTATACAtatgactaaataaaaaataaatgtaactactccttaatgttaaataactcattatttatttactataactttttaaagtgacaattacagtttcatagaaaacatatatttgcttgttattctagcataaatccttttaaatttgattcaatCAGGTTATATTGACAGGGTTGAAGTcataatgtatagttgcccaatctgatatttcaagtctgattcctcttagatatgaataaatacacaccaatttctgttttattttaagaaattaaaaacttttatgctctcgcgggccacataaaatgacatggtggGCAACGTTTggccccgggccttgagtttgacacatgtgactTACATGAATCAgtaaatttattgtttttctttgtgttttttaggataaatctattgttaacttttggactttttgttgactattattattattattattattattgacttattgttgggcttttctaacaataacatgtcaaagaggcctaaaacttctaaatgtttaaaaattatttttaaaaattctttgtaataatctttttatttgtaagaagtcctgcaactatgcatttttcattaaagtttgagcttttaaggctgactgtttttcttattaaacaacgacaaatgatgtatctatatatatcatatatagaataaaaaatatatgtattatataaaagctacttagatgccactaaaagcaatagaaagcattgtcatgtgggggccgacgacctcaccaagatggcgtcgcgctccgccaccggtGGCCAGGCTTctcaagcgggcgtgtctcctctagcgatataactcattgggaAAACCCTTAACATTTACCCCAAGTTGATCTGTTCCAGTTGTAATATCCTActtggaagttttattttgaaaataaaccacTTCCCCCTCCATCTAAACAAAATTCTGGCAGAAAATGTTCCTGACTAAGGAGCAGCAGTTTGTAGATCTATTATAATTTAACAAGCGTAAACATTCAATTTCCACAAACATTTGAGAACAACGGGCTGATGTCCAAAGCAATTTGAACGGGTAGTTGTAATGATTAGCTTATAGGGATCATATTGCAACATTACTGGTTACTTAGTGACACAACTGAAGATTACCTTTGGCACAGCAAATGATTGATTGACTGCGGTGAagttagttttaggttggaTATTCGACAGACATTCAGCGCGGATCTCCAGTGAGGTCTCTTAGGGACCATCAACAAATTAAACAGTGCATGAGATGGAGAAGATTTTAGATCAAACCCAGGActaaatgctttgcaaaaataaataaattactacaaaacatttcttcatgttgtgtttaaataatcatatttattttacaatgttTTAATGAGAAAAGTTTTGCAATCATAGATGCTCAAAATCTAATGAGAAAAATGGTTTGAAgtaaagattttgttttatttttaaatagcttCCAAACCATGTGACCTTATGATTGCAAATGTATGCCAAATTAACGCTCCAACGTacatcatacacacaaaaaattcatgtgaattttaatataaaaattccAGAAGTTTGCAtgtgaattatgtttttttttcaatagctcccaaaccaCATGACCCAAAGAGATTAAACCTATTGCAAAAGAAAGTGGTGTGTTTGATGTAGAGATATCAGAACCTCAATTCGGCATAGGTTTCTTCTCTTTGGGTGAGGCGGTTTGGCAGCttatgaaaaaaatggcaaaatttcATATGCAAACCTGTggaattttaatgtaaaaattcatATAAAAGATTTAACGTATTTGATTACAAAACAAAgtggtgtgtctgatgtgggtTGGTCAGTACCACAATTCGGCATAGGTTTAATCTCTTTGTGTCTGGCGGTTTGGgagctatttaaaaaatgaccaaatttcTTATGCAAACCTGTgaaattttaacccttgtgctatcctacagGGTCAAgctgaccattgacgtgttatcctaccatgataaaggtggaaagatttcatgttatccatgaaaaccagagaagatcacaaatcattgaagaaaataggttAAGCGCattgtcttgtgggtctagatgaccccactcccaatgttaacgctCCTAGGATAGCATGAGGGTTAATGTAAAAATTCATGTAAATTATTTAACACATTTGATTACAAAACAAAGtggtgtgtctgatgttgggatGTCAGCACAACAATTTGGCATAGGTTTCATGTTTTTAGGTCACGTAGTTTGGGAGTTATTGAAAAAACTGAACAGATTTTATTTGCAAATTGctctttttatataaaaaaaatcatgtacattttttttgtgtgtatgatgtACGTTGGAGCCATAATTTGGCATATATTTGCAATCATAAGGTCACATGGTTTGGAAgctagttaaagaaaaaaaacagaatctttaCTTCAAACCATTTTTCTCATTAGATTTTGAGCATCTATGATTGCAAAACTTTTCTCattaaaacattgcaaaataTATACGATAATTTAAACAACATGAGGAAATGTTTTgtagtaatttatttatttttgcaaagcatttagTCTTGGGTTTGATCTAAAATCTTCTCCATCTCATGCACTTGTTAATTTGTTGACCGTCTCTAAGAGACCTCACTGGAGATCCGCGCCGAATGTCTGTCCAACCTAAGACTAACTTCACCGCAGTGATGAACTAGTAATGATTGTATGTTTACAGGAACTTGTAGAATTGGTTCACAGGGGAAACCAGTCTGTGTGGCTTAAAATCATGGATTTGTTCTCCTCTACAATCGGACTGATGCTTGAGTGGGATTTGAAAAGTCTGCTGCTTTTCCTATCAGTTTTCATTATCACTGCGGATTACATTAAAAACCGCCGGCCTCTTAGCTTCCCTCCAGGACCTCCAGGTCTTCCAATTTTAGGAAACATATTCACCGTGGACGTGGGCAGGCCCCATGAGAGCTTTTCAAAGGtaccaataataaaaaaaaagaggtcatTTGTTTGGCAGTTCATCTTTTCTGTAAATGTTGGATGAAAATGTTCTGTAGTTGGCAGCAGAATATGGAGATCTGTACAGCCTGCGGTTTGGTCAGCGGTGGACTGTGGTGTTGAATGGACACAAAGCTTTGAAAGAAGCTCTGGTAACAAAGGGGGACAGTGTTGTAGACCGCCCACACCTCCCTCTGCAGGATGAGATCGCTAAAGGGCTGGGTGAGCAGCTAAACACGCAAACACAAACTTGTTTCAGCCGGTTAAACTTACATGTTAGgaaattagattttaaaaagcagGAAATAATGAACACAATGTaaagataaaatagaaaatggtACATCAGGACTTGTCTAAAGGTGTTGAAATCTCCTCCACCAAAAAGGTAATACTGACCACATGGGACCAACCACGATGCTTTATAGCTGAATGGAATAAATGATTGACTCAGACCAGTGAAAGTTCAATAAAGTGCACCTGTGTGTAAACTGAGCTTCTGCAGTTCCTGTAGAAAAACATGGTAAGGTGACTTTGTTCtgtgagctttattttgaaaaacagggATTGGAACATTTCTTTGATGTAATCTGTTGATcacttattgatttttattaaaataaaaaaatggaaaaaataatggaataatatatatttttgggtttttattatTGTGGATCCTTCATCATCGGTAGATCAAAATCAGTCACCAAGTCCAAAACCTGTCAATCAGAACCCGATCAGAATTCGATCCATGTTTAGTGCTATTCTTTGGGTCTTGAGACACAAGCACCACACACAGCCTGTCTTCTTTTACAAACACAAATTATggatataaaacaaaatgtactttattctgaaatgctttttcctGGACAGACTCTTCTGTATTAAATTGGaatcaaaataattttgctTGTCTATATGATAATGTATGTGAGAAGAAATAATGTGCAACTTCAGGACAATTTAaggtgttgttttctttttcaaattttttatttaagttcaaaatatatattttttattttttttaattagaatgAGTATCTTAAAAAGTGGTGCTTGAGTCATGTTGTAAATTGATTACAACTTATTTTcatcgtttttttgtttctggtcAGGAGTGATTTTCAGCAACGGCGCCAACTGGACGGAACAGAGGCGTTTCGCGCTTTCAACCCTCAGATACTTTGGATTTGGAAAGAAGTCTCTGGAACCCGTCATCCTGAATGAGTTTGCTCACTGCGCAGAAGAGCTGAAACGCTTTAAAGGTGATGTTTCAACATTACAGCAAGTGGTTCAGGTTTGACGTTCATGAGAGACTAacagaaaatgtgctttttttcttttggaggcGAGCCTTTGGACCCCCACCTCATCATCAACAACACCGTCTCCAACATCATCTGCCATCTGGTCTTCGGTCATCGCTTCAATTATGGCGACAAGAAGTTCAAAAAACTGATGCTGCTCTTTGACAGAGCGCTCCAGATTGAAGCTTCTATCTGGGCACAGGTACCAGACCTTTAACCCTCTTAACTCAACCTGGGGCCACATTGCCCTTTGACCCCTCCTTTatggctctctggttaaagaaaaactaaaatgccTTTCATTTTAAAGGTTAACATATTTTCTCGGATTTCGCACCTCCAGCgaaacaaaacagtcatataAGTCAAACTTTATCCAAGCGATTTACAAACGGTTGAAGCACGTATCAATGCgccaggctcctgactacagtacccacaATGCTCCAACAATCTATCAAGCAGTGAGGCTTCGTAGTTtacaaaagtcaaacattttgacagatttttgagcgCCGTGTACCACAGAACGTCGAATTgaggtcagtaagcacaacTGGAATCCataatcgatgacgtcatattcggcgtttgaagaaaaagaaaagtagtgagcgtaatgtctgaattgcttttaaaattcagggcccTACACAGTGCGGTACTgtcgttttttagtagttaggggttagggtgggaatttggacacagcctcagTACAAAGTTGAACCCTTATACTATCTTGTGGgatcaaaatgaccccacccttacattgacgtgttctccctaccatgacagaggtggataaaggtggaaagatttcatgtaatccatggacaccagtgaagatcacaaatcattgaagaaaaaaggttcagagcactgtttagtgggtctagatgacccaactcccaatccAATGCGTtggatagcaccagggttaagTAGATTGTGCACGATTGCAAATGAGaatcaggtgtgtggcatccaggaagtgtgtgctggggttgctgggagatgaagtgcatctAGAACTCTGGGGAATTTTATAGAGGCAtatgattggtcagtttatagcttgacttgaactacagaaaaattatcatgaaaaaatgtggATTATAAagaaggtatcagatccagaatggttattctgaccaatagaatgactgagtaccagctgtttatttctctatagatgtctatgggattttggcttcttggtttTGAACGCCAGACGATGTATAAGAGAGACAATTTGCTATAGTATGTGATGAAAAGCATCTCTTCAGCATCAACGTCCAtcattaacttttgtttttaccacAATTCATCAACGTCATGCGAATTCACCAATCGTCCAATAAGTCTATTTCTAAATAATTTCTTGATGTTCCGTTGTGCAGCTCTACAACTCCTTCACTCTGATCATGAGATGTTTGCCGGGTCCACATAAGACACTCCAGCATATCTGGAGGGAAGTGCAAGACTTCATAGGAGAAGAGCTGAAGGAGCACAAGAAGAGCTGGGACCCCTCAGATGCAAGAGATTACATCGACTTCTACCTGACAGAGATCCAGAAGGTGACAAGCAGCTCACAGTTGGTCTTTGTCGTCCGTGCAGACCGTCTGCTGAAAGCATTTGCAGCAGTCTCACAGGTTTTTGAAGTCGTCACGTTTTGTAATGCACATATTCtgtacacacagacaaacatttgACAGCATAACTGTTATTTAGTTACGGGGCATGTCTGGATTCTCCAGTGTCTACTGTCGCTTTTGACTTACAGCAATCCTCCccgttaaccctttaactgcctgctcaaccaaacaaaaaaacagaaaggaaatgtgttttccaaagacctactcagatgaaaatggtctttttggtATCTTTACTATGTTATTGTAGTTTTATCCTGAAAATACAGtgagcaggccacaagctccctgctctgctccattctgatgcatccactgtcagacaaatagatccacgaacgtctttgttttcctcgtctgagctggaatctggatctaaactgcatGGATTATGTTGCtcgccaattttgttgcaccactaatattAGGTcaagggtgtgaggggctgtaagctaggtggaaagtgtgtaaacacatggatgatgggaaatggaagTAAGTTTACTCGGCGCCAACTGTCCCGCTCACAacgcagaggtgaatttctaatgaactcctgccgctctgcagaaagtgcgtcctaaaaaaagacacaggttttggggattttggataaaaacagcaaaatcataaatgaaaaaccactgggaacgctttgaaaataaatcagaagacgattggtgtgggtctttaatagaTTTTTCCTTGGTTTGGTTGTTAAAAAGATTAGCCAGCCTCTTTGTGATGCAAACATATTTTACCGTTAGTCAGATGTGCGGTTTTATTtgctgttatttgttttttaagtgacTTGTGTACGTTTCCAGACCAAAGGGCAGGAAGGCAGCACGTTTGATGAGGAAAACCTGATCATGTGCGTTTTGGATCTGTTTGTGGCCGGCTCCGAGACCACATCCACCACCCTGCGCTGGGCGTTCCTTTACATGGCCAAATATCCCGAGATCCAAGGTGAGAATATTCAGAGGCCAGAACAGAAGCATCCCAACTGTGAAGGCTCTGGAGTTTCTGAATAGTTAGatagaacacatttttaaaaacaatgaaacaaaaaaaaggtcccTCAAAAATACATGCTGAAGTTTAGGTGTAGATCTATAGTTTGTTAACGTACAGATGacaggttttggtttttttaagtaaactCAGCTGTTTTGACTGTTATCTTTGATTGTTTTGCTCAGAAAAAGTCCAAGCAGAGATACACAAAGTGATTGGAAAGTCCAGACCCCCATGCATGGAGGACCGTGCAGAACTACCGTACACAGATGCTGTCATCCATGAGGTCCAGAGGATTGGGAACATCGTTCCTCTGTCTTTACCACACGCCACCAAC comes from Oryzias latipes chromosome 4, ASM223467v1 and encodes:
- the LOC101155419 gene encoding cytochrome P450 2J6; this translates as MDLFSSTIGLMLEWDLKSLLLFLSVFIITADYIKNRRPLSFPPGPPGLPILGNIFTVDVGRPHESFSKLAAEYGDLYSLRFGQRWTVVLNGHKALKEALVTKGDSVVDRPHLPLQDEIAKGLGVIFSNGANWTEQRRFALSTLRYFGFGKKSLEPVILNEFAHCAEELKRFKGEPLDPHLIINNTVSNIICHLVFGHRFNYGDKKFKKLMLLFDRALQIEASIWAQLYNSFTLIMRCLPGPHKTLQHIWREVQDFIGEELKEHKKSWDPSDARDYIDFYLTEIQKTKGQEGSTFDEENLIMCVLDLFVAGSETTSTTLRWAFLYMAKYPEIQEKVQAEIHKVIGKSRPPCMEDRAELPYTDAVIHEVQRIGNIVPLSLPHATNKDVQLGGFTIPKGVLIIPNLTSVLFDEKEWETPHAFNPGHFLNKDGKFVKRGAFIPFSAGKRLCLGENLARMELFLFFTSFMQHFSFSMPAGVEPVLDYRAGLTLAPKPYKICVQASSEK